The stretch of DNA ACCCTCTTTTCGCTTCTCACTCCCAAAACCGTTGCTACATAGCGAAAACTAGTGAGGGCAAAGAAGTCTTGTACATTATGTTGCACACAGAGCTTTAAGGAAAAGATCCAGATAAGCTCAGTTCAAGTAGAGCACCTCtgtagagaagaagaagagaaaaagaggaatgaaaaattcttttacTTTCCACATGCCTTTACAATAATCCCCAACAGTAATTTACTGTCAGAGTCCCTTTACTATATTCCTATTTCTATGGCCATAGGCTAATATaagcaaataagaaaaaaaggtcATGGCCTGACTCTAGTAACAAAGCAAATAAACAAGAAGTCCAACTTTATAAGACCGGGTCACTAACGAACAACCTTCCCGACCCACTAAGACAATCTACTTAATAAGTAACATAAAGACACATTAAGACAAGTCCATTGAACAAGTAAACATAAAGTAACTAGTTAACATAAGTTAACTGACTCAATAAAGAACAAAACCCACGGGAACTAAGGTCTTCTCCTACTTTCCTTCATCTCAAACCACTTCACAGAAACTTCTCCATTGCTCAAAATACCTTACTCACAAGGTGGGGAAAAGCTTCCTTTAACTGTGAGTAAGTTTTCCACGTTGTGTTGTCAGCTCCTTACCCATGTTAGTGAATCAACAACTCTACCTTCACTCTATTCCCTACCTTGGTCATTCAGCATCGCTGGATTTCCTCTGGTTCAGGGCTAAAGATCCATTGGTCATTGTCACACCCTCTTCTCTAAGATTAGGGATGTCAcgtgttttcataaaatagcCAGGCAAGacatttcataatttaataaaataaatatttatttaataaaaagaattatttaataaagcatgtctacaataatattaaaaaaaaaacttcaataactgaataaaatgtctttcaccaaaataattaattctaagAAGTCTGGAACTAAATCAACTACTTCATCTAAGCCTGGCCTGCTTGCTCATACTTATCATCCTCACCTGagtagttaaaaaatataaaataaaattaaaataagtcaaaaactcagtaaaaaaaacccattacatgtaaacataataaatataaggatttcataaaaattttcatacatAAGAGAATTAAAATTCATGATTGCTTTTACTAATGTTTATACTATGCATGACTTGTCTTGAGTTATTTGATTTATCTGATTGGCCAACACTTATCTTTGTGTGCAAGATTGTGCACTGGCCCCACATCATGTGGCCACAAAGGGAACCGCTAAtagaattataatatactatggTAGACCATGTTTAGGTCTGTGGCTTGATCCACCCTTAAATTACATGGATATCacgcatctgaatgaccatctggatagtaagatgaaaatttttggttttaaatgaaagtttaaaatattacttttttaatattattattgttttgggatttgaaaattttgaattggaatttgaaaaagttgaattgtttattatattttatataagaatttaaaaaaattgtaatgataagataagatacaatgatatgagaattttgtgtcccATCCCACTTGTCAAACCTACCCTAAAGGAACTGATCCATTGCAGTTATTTGCACTAGGGTCCCTGCCTCTATATGCAGTCCAACCTCTCCATACacacttcaaaaatatttaacatgacCGCATTTCTTGAATGTGaaccaactctctctctctctctctctctctctctcttcagaaTGTTCTTCATGCATAGTTTATTTCCAAAACTTGTACACTAAGAAGATTGTAATCCAGTTGGTTCAACATAGAAAACATCATAATAAGCAAGCGAGGTTTACTTTACCCACGTATTTTGCTCTGCAGAATCAAGCaacacatctgcatcaaaaggCAAAATGGAGCCGCTCGAATAGTTGCCTGGTGTTCCAACATCTGTCAAAAAATAGAAACGTGTTAAGAGATGTTAAGAATGGAGTTCTTCCAGTCACTCTAGGAGAAGAGTGAGACACAGAAAGGTAAGAGATAGGAGTTGGACaagagggggggagggggggttgCGATTTACTTCTAATAAATGCATAACACAGCTTCTACTATACTTTTATTTCATAAATGCAGATCCAATTGGCGATTTTTGCAGTTTTCTTGCTCATTCTAACTAGAAGCCGCTGGAGTGCCCATGGAATTGTCAATACCATACTAAGGAAAGGCCAAAGTACTGCACAAAACTGTACATGAGTAAACCATTAAAATGAAAGCTTTTCATCAAACCATGATGGTACAAAAACATGTTCCCTACATTCCTTAAATAAATGTGATTTAACAACTATATTTGGACACTGCTCCACTGTTCTCTTTCGGAGTGAAATGCATTTTCGCTTTCACAAAcactcatattttattatatccAAGAAACTACGAGTTTCTTGCTAATTTAGACTCATGAACCAACTATTAGTCAAGTGCCAAACCACCAACTTGTGCAAGTTTGGAATCATAACTCAGGTGATAGATAATCAATTGTGTGACAACTAGCTGCACCTGGACCAACAATTGCTCAAATTAAGCAAAGCTTTTAAGAAAGAAAGCTGCATATCACCTTGTAAGTTTTGCCACCCCGCAGCTATATCTGAGCCGCGTGAATTCCAAGAAATCTGCATTAATGATTGAAGTTCCTTGGGTGGTCCAGTTTGACCATCAGAGCCAAGTTGCAACCCTTCTACATTTTCCACATAAAGATTATTTGCAGCGTTAAGTGCTGGTGTTTCCATTCCAAGTCCTGCCATCGCTGATAAAGTGAAGGGAACTTGGCCACAGGATGCCATTAATGCAGAACTTGAATGATTCTCCAACTTGGTAGACCAAGTAGGAATGGAAGGTACTGTATAGGCAGCACAGCTGGCCACCATATTTCACAGGGAGAAAAGCAGTAAGCTAGCAAGTACATATGATAAATGAGGCCATAGATAATTCTCACTTGTTCCTACCATGCCATTTAACAATTAAGTTCTGCACAAGTCCTAGAATCAATCTCTCGCGTTCAGCCAACATTtgatgaaagaaataaataggTATGCATTTAGAAATCTGAGACAGAGAGTATAACTCCAGGAAGAGAGAAGACATAGAAACAGGAGCGAAAGCATGTGACCAGTGGAGTAAAGCTCGCATGCCACTTTATAgtgaccttttttattttttatttttttttcgaatCAACATAAAGTGAGCTTTGGCAAAATAAACAGTTCAACACACAAAAGAAAGTATTAATTCTAAAtgaactcaacttaactcatcaGTCATCATCTATGTCTTAGTCTAGAATATTAATTAACGTGAAGGTCCACTACTTTTTACCTAACTAATCCCAACTCACGAAGCCAAAATCAAGCCCCATCCCTTTCTCCTACTACATGGTCTTACTCATTTAAGTGATCACAAAAAGTAACTGTGTGTGTCCCCTTTCTTTGTTTCATTTAAAAGTGTATGTTGAGACCCTCAGTTCTTATTCAACCAGACTTGATAGacaagaaaattgaaatgaatcaGTAGTTGCACAATGTTGGTTGCGGACAACATTTATCAATAGAGAAGATAATGTCATTCCATTTTATATGCAATCAAAAAATTCAGATATTTTCGTAGTGTCTCTGTGCAATATATGCAATAAATGAGCAAAAAGCAGATCTAAAAGTTGAACATTAAATATAGAATGTGTATTTTGAATACAGGCTCTCTTTTAGAGTTACTCATGCATATAACAAAAACATATTGAACAACCAACAAAGACAAATGACAGGgaggaaaaaaattggataagGGTTAAAATTCTCACCATGCCCAAGAATTTATTTGTGTAGGGTTGAAATTGCCTGGTGAAGGGATCGTGTGTACCGCCTGACAGCTGGGCATACGGTCCACAAAATAACTTGGGGATTGACTCATAAATGGAATTGAAGGCTGCTGCAGAATTGGATACCCCAGAGGTGGATTATTAACTGCATtacaggggaaaaaaaaaagtgaattacAATGATAGTCATGATACAGAAATGGCAAAGGACTAACACTGCTAATTCTTAATTAGAATCAATTCGGTTCACATGGAATGGAGTGGAGAGTGAACACCTATACTGACTCCTACCTTGGGAACGAGACTTGTGTTTGTAAAGGGATGTGCCATTTTTTCAAGTGAGGTTTGGTACGGTTGGTATGCTAGAAATGCAGGTGGAATTGGATTTTCTTCTGCAATGCCTTAAAGCTGGCAAACTAAACCCAGAACTCCCACAAGTGAAGGCACTTTTACTTCGCAACAATCAGAGAAGACACTTGTTTGGTGATTACATTCTCTAAGTACATTGGAAGACGTTCTCCTTTGAAAAGTCGAAAATTTTCTAAACAATGATTCATGAAAAACATCCATGTACCAATAAACTATTTAAGCTTTTCAACATGAGCTACATAACAAAGACCATTAAACAAGTGACGAATCATCTCACTTCCAATCAATAGTCAATACATAACAAAGGTTCCTTTTCGTATGATTTGATTTCGTATATAGGGAAGTGCAATTTTGCAGGgggaaaaaagataaaatccATATGATATTTCTTAAAGAGCCTTTTGGAGCCAATCTTTTGTCCTCTAATCAAAGTCTGCATTACTATACTGTAGAATTTCAATCCTTGGGCATGGTCGACATGGTCAGAAATGTCATCAATCATTAAAGGCCGTATTCATTTCAAAGGTGCTTATAGAATTGTATTTATACTTGGAATAAATCTAATCCCTTTGGAATAAAGTTTTATATTGATCTTGATCCAaaccaagaaataaaagaagtgtGCCGAAAACCATTGAAAGTAATTAGCTCAAAAAGTTGACCAGCCAGATGGACATTTTATATTATGGCACCTAAAAGAGCTAAGAGAGTATATTCCCACTCATCAGTTTTCTGTTTCACAGTTTCAAATTTGTTCAGAACTTAAATATCCTACGAAATTTTGCAAAACTTACCCGGCATGCAATGAATCCCACTCTGCATAGAAGGCAATGGAACCTTCTGAGGTGAAGAACTGTTCATTAGATCAGACTGCTTCTCAAGTAAATCATTGAACAATTGGATTTGTTTGTTCAGCTTTACCCTTACGTAGTAAGACTTGAAAAATtctgcattttcttcttccagTCTCTGCCATACTAAgttaaagaaaaaggaaaactggACATTAGAGCAATTGGATGAAGAAGATAACTATAAAATAAAGTATTGAGTAATTATGGGTTCCAATTCTACAGGTGCTCTGTGACTTGCATAATTTCATTGAATTTGCTGCTGAGCAACAATGGAATATAATGTTCctactacttttttattttcatttaaatgaacattcccccccccccccccccccccccgggacCCCACAGGACAGCTAtgaaatgatatataaataattaaatctgtCTATTTCCATCAGCTTgaacttttgggacaagttgTGGTTTTACAAAGTATTAGAACAGAGGTCCTAAGTTTGAACtttgactctacactctacctcatttgattaaatattcCACGTGTTGGACCCACTTATTGAAGGAGAGTCTGACCCCCATGTGAGAGGGAGTGTCAAGGATATAATATAGATAATTAAATCTACTTCTTTCcatcaatttttaacttttgggGCAAATGGCTGTTTCACAATGGGAAACGATGTGAGAATGGGGGAACTTCTAGAGAATAAAATAGTATCTTACCCAAGGTGGAGAAGCCAGGTTCAATATTTGCAAGGCACAGAAGGGTTTCCACCACCTCATTTTTGTTCATATACAACCACAAGCACCTTTCAATCAATTTGTGAACCTAAACAAAtgatttataacaaacaaaGATAAACATTGTATAATTCAGTTAactctcatttaattaaacagCATAATCATACATCTGCAAATGGACATCAGATCAAGTTACTTACAGCATCACTTTCTTCGCATATAACTCTTCTGCTCATGTTTCTTGAAATGGATGCTGAACCGGAGTCCACCATAGAAGCCTCAGGTGAATTATTTTGTTGGTCACCGCATGGCTCATATGTTACATGCCTTGACACCTTTTTTCAGCTGAACCTTCGGATTCCTGTAAAGTTACCTTTACTTAATGATGTGGGGAAAAAAACTAACAAGCTGGTTCTATAATTACCCCCAGTAACAAAGCTTGGGTTGGGTTCAGAAGAACCTCACAAGTATAAGGCCTGGGTATTGATTTTACATTGGCCAACCACTGCTTTTTTAGTAGGGCAATCGATAGTTCTGAAAAGACTTCTTGCTGAACACTTCAGGTAAAATAAGAACTTTCACTAATTCTAAGATACAGATAATAGAACCTTTAACGTCATTATATCATTTCAGAGAATCACAATTACTTTAGGGTTCTGGATCTTCCTTGATGCTGCACAGGATGTATGACCAAGAGAATCAAAAAAGCTGATGacaaaaactcaactcacagaAAGCCAGCTTGCACCTGAAGTATCATAAAAGCAGTCAACTTTGATCATGTGACTTATTGGTATGAGCATGCAATCAAAGTACACAGGTGCCATGAAGATTGTCAGAGCACATATATGTACCCCACTGAGAAAGCTATTCAACTTACCTCGTATCAGTGCCAAATGCTGATGAATATCCAAGATCTGTCTCACAAATGGTAGAGGAAAATTCAATGAAAAACTCCTTTCGGATAGGAGAGACCACAAAAATAGATATCTCTTTTTGGGAAAGAAACCACaagttttttgttaaaattcttctttttttataaaaggggAAATtcgaaattaaatataatttaaaatagactAACCCTCAAGAATTTGATGCATTACTGGACTCCTAAgccaaataaaatagaattcttgcacaatcaaagaaataaactCCTATAAGGACTCAAAGTAAAGATCGACTCCAATTAAATGAGATGACAAGATTTCAACTATGCTTCAAATTAGGTACATGGACCTCTATCAGATGACATTGGGTCTACATGGTAATGTgtagattaaataaaaaatttataagtaaaaactGATGAACCCTTTAACCACTACTTATAAACATAGGAATGGAAAGTTGAAACACCTAACCATAAtgacctttctttttcttcctttgcgAGAGCAATTAGCTGTCACAAAATCTCCAATAGACTATGTCAAATGATTATGCAATATCCATATACCCATTCAGGTGAAGAATACATACATAGACTGGAAGAATCATGAATTTTCTCATTGCAGATTGAAATATGGATGATGTAAATGAGAGAAATGATAAACATGAGCAAACTTGATAACATGGAATCAACATTATAGTGGTGAAAATTGGATACGGTTCATTGCCTCTATCGTGCACCAAAGCTCTCAAGATTAGACCATGTGTGTTGGCCAGCAAGGATCCTATTCTTTTTCGGAGAGACAAATTACAGATCTGATACCAGAACAATTGATCTCCTTTAGGCCATTCCCGTTACATTAACTTATTGACACATTCATACTTGTGAGTAATGCATTATGAAGGGATTCGTTAAAGGCCATATAGGATGTTCCATTGAAAGTGAATAATGGCTGCACTGTTTCTTACAAGGCACTAGAAGCCATAGGCCTCCTATCACTATGAATGGagcaaattacaaaaaaatggcCGCATTTCACATAATATGGAAGAAAAATGCGGTGATAGCTCCTGTCACGCTACAGTTAATCATTTACCATAACCTGTTAAAGTACCAAAgacaatttctttataaataacataacttTAAACCTACAACAACCCCATCCTCAGTTTGCTcatgaagaaaaaggaaacgaacataataaaaggaaataaaagggGGGGAACAACAATTATACCTGCTACCTTCTCTTCCAACCCCTTTGTCACGATAACAATACCAttgcataaaaaagaaaacgaagaaCCAACAAACCTGCCAACAAAAAGAGTCACTGAACCcacaaaaaaaacataagagTGAAGGAAAAAAACAGAGCTCCAGGGTAAAAGAGATTTTATACTGTGGCGGAGAGACGAAAGTTCTGAAGGTCTTTGTTTTCAGAGCGAATCACCGAAAGAGAACGCAATGgtttttcattttcagttttcagaTTGTATTTGTTCGAAAGTAGTCTTCGGTATGGCTTATCAGGACTTCGTTATCTTATCACAAGGAAAGCGGAAAGAAAGAGTCAGCAACGAGAAGGAGACCTTTTGAAATGGAATCCCACTGCACCGAACAATAAATAGAGACTGTACTCTTCAATTTAGTGACTGTACTTTGTTCTTTAGGGTGATCGTAGTATCGTACCTCAAAGATTTTGTACATAAATtggcaaaaaaatataaaaaatttacaatattaatattttcttaatcatgaagtaaaataaaaaatcataaaaaaacatcaatcttcatgttgggattttttttattttttattttacttcatgattaatgaactatttttttaataatttttttttttactttatgattgaggaagtattttttaatgatgttctaaatttattttattttttaaaaatatttaaaagtgttaaaaaaatttatgtaaaaaataacttaaaaaaatacatgaaaaaacaCATACTAGAGCCAGCGGGAGCTCCTAACGAGAGCCCAAGTGGTGGCTCTAGCATtgtcttttattcaaatatagGAGTAATGcaatttcataaaaagaaatattttatccaCAAATAGATATTGTGAAAGTAAATTTACATATTAgtgtggtttgatatgatacgtaaaattgtaaaatagatttaacttattatacgaagtcatgtcaatttataaatttatttttatgatatatttttgtgaCTGTACCACTTATCTATCATAAATGCTATCCGGTCATATGGAGTTTACCGTTCAAATGACCCTCTTAACGTGGCGCTGACACATGAtttatcatgaaaaaaaaatcaaaaaacaaaaacaaaatcaaacacaaaagagtgttggaaaatacaaaagaagatTGAAATCCACTCCGATTGGTTGATTACCCAATGGCCGGGAGATTAAAAATAGAAGGGGTATCGAGGAGGAActtagggttttatttttccttttatgtttttgAATGCCTTTTAGTGTTTGttttgcttttacaataaaCCACGTGATATTGTCACGCTAAGAGGATTATTTGAGCGATATTTTTCAGATGACCCGGTAGCTTGGacttatacattatatattgaCAAATTATAGAACATCCTTATTTTTTTGAGTTCATGGTTCATTAAAATATGCATCACTTTCTACAAATTCAATGCCATATGTGAACCGTTGCGGATCTCCTAACAGAGTCCATCTGTTCAGGAACTCTATATATGAGCTTATTATGAACTGAAGGGGATTCTGGCTTCAAATTATGCTTTCCTTGAGGTAGGTTGGTGGTTAGTTACATTATGAGTACGTATCTAcacaacttataaaaaatgagagacCAATAggttagccacctcacaatttcattttaatattgTGTAGTTGGAATTATCCTTTTTTATTGGGATGGAACCAAAATGTGTGATGATAAATTATTTGGATAAAACTTTTATTAGTTGGGGAATGAAAACTTCTACGAATGgttggtttggttatacagaattaaactatcttatttcatctaatataatcattataactttctcaaactctcgcataaaataatattaaaaatttatattataataatattttatttaactttcaacaaaatatcttatctcatttcatctgaacCGCGTAACTAAATcagataagttttatttttataatttttgttctaaCACTGAGtctaaaaaataagagatagaTACA from Juglans microcarpa x Juglans regia isolate MS1-56 chromosome 3S, Jm3101_v1.0, whole genome shotgun sequence encodes:
- the LOC121258252 gene encoding uncharacterized protein LOC121258252 isoform X4; this encodes MRWWKPFCALQILNLASPPWRLEEENAEFFKSYYVRVKLNKQIQLFNDLLEKQSDLMNSSSPQKVPLPSMQSGIHCMPVNNPPLGYPILQQPSIPFMSQSPSYFVDRMPSCQAVHTIPSPGNFNPTQINSWACCAAYTVPSIPTWSTKLENHSSSALMASCGQVPFTLSAMAGLGMETPALNAANNLYVENVEGLQLGSDGQTGPPKELQSLMQISWNSRGSDIAAGWQNLQDVGTPGNYSSGSILPFDADVLLDSAEQNTWVRMISMSKQASREGCSLVTRSYKVGLLVYLLCY
- the LOC121258252 gene encoding uncharacterized protein LOC121258252 isoform X2 yields the protein MVDSGSASISRNMSRRVICEESDAVHKLIERCLWLYMNKNEVVETLLCLANIEPGFSTLVWQRLEEENAEFFKSYYVRVKLNKQIQLFNDLLEKQSDLMNSSSPQKVPLPSMQSGIHCMPVNNPPLGYPILQQPSIPFMSQSPSYFVDRMPSCQAVHTIPSPGNFNPTQINSWACCAAYTVPSIPTWSTKLENHSSSALMASCGQVPFTLSAMAGLGMETPALNAANNLYVENVEGLQLGSDGQTGPPKELQSLMQISWNSRGSDIAAGWQNLQDVGTPGNYSSGSILPFDADVLLDSAEQNTWVRMISMSKQARLR
- the LOC121258252 gene encoding uncharacterized protein LOC121258252 isoform X1; the protein is MVDSGSASISRNMSRRVICEESDAVHKLIERCLWLYMNKNEVVETLLCLANIEPGFSTLVWQRLEEENAEFFKSYYVRVKLNKQIQLFNDLLEKQSDLMNSSSPQKVPLPSMQSGIHCMPVNNPPLGYPILQQPSIPFMSQSPSYFVDRMPSCQAVHTIPSPGNFNPTQINSWACCAAYTVPSIPTWSTKLENHSSSALMASCGQVPFTLSAMAGLGMETPALNAANNLYVENVEGLQLGSDGQTGPPKELQSLMQISWNSRGSDIAAGWQNLQDVGTPGNYSSGSILPFDADVLLDSAEQNTWVRMISMSKQASREGCSLVTRSYKVGLLVYLLCY
- the LOC121258252 gene encoding uncharacterized protein LOC121258252 isoform X3 — encoded protein: MVDSGSASISRNMSRRVICEESDAVHKLIERCLWLYMNKNEVVETLLCLANIEPGFSTLVWQRLEEENAEFFKSYYVRVKLNKQIQLFNDLLEKQSDLMNSSSPQKVPLPSMQSGIHCMPVNNPPLGYPILQQPSIPFMSQSPSYFVDRMPSCQAVHTIPSPGNFNPTQINSWACCAAYTVPSIPTWSTKLENHSSSALMASCGQVPFTLSAMAGLGMETPALNAANNLYVENVEGLQLGSDGQTGPPKELQSLMQISWNSRGSDIAAGWQNLQDVGTPGNYSSGSILPFDADVLLDSAEQNTWVK